TCTAAACTCAATAAAGCACCAGCCTACGCGTTGAGCTGGTAGATGCCATAAGGCAAATTCTCGTACACCAGGAGAATCTATAAGATCTCCACCGCTGGCAAAATGTAAAAGCTTGGCAGTGGTCGTGGTGTGTTGCCCTAAACCTGAGTTATCGGAAACATCTCCCACAATTAATTCTGCTTCAGGCATTAATGCATTAATTAATGATGATTTACCCACACCGGATTGTCCGGCGAAAATACTTACTTTATTGTTTAAAAGCGAGATTAATTCGTTAATCCCTTCACCCGTGTGACTACTGACTTGATAAACTTGATAACCAATAGCTTGATAACGTGCTAAAGCTTGTTCTATTTCTGGGCGATTTTCATCATTAAGTAAATCAACTTTGTTCAGTACAATGACCGGAGCAATATCGGTATCTTCACATGCCACTAAATAGCGGTCGATAATTTGTGTGGTAAAGCTTGGCAACACCGATGATACAATCAAAATTTGATCGATGTTGGCAGCAATAATCTTTACACCGTCATAGAGATCGGGGCGGGTTAAAGATGATTTGCGCGGGTGAACCGCTTCAACGATACCGCCAATATTTGAGCTTGCTTGTACTTCAGTTGCTAAACGTACAATAACCTTATCGCCAGTAACGAGACTAGTGATATTACGGCGAATATTACAGCGTGTGATGCTGCCGTCTTGGGTTTCGATATCAGCATGTTGACCAAAACGAGAAATCACCACACCAGCTTGTTCAGGCGTTAGTAAGTGATCTTGAATATCTGGGCTATCTTTATCTGTGTCGGCGCGCTTTAATCGTTTAGTTTGATTGGCTCGCATGCGACGCAATTGCCCTTGGCTTAGGGGTTTCTTTTTACTCACAGGATAATCTTCATAAATAAAGGTGTTTTTGTGTGTCTCAAAAACACAGTATGATACACCCTCTTGGATAAAAAAGCCTGAATTTAGGGCAATAGACAAAATAAGGCAAAAAAATGGCTGCTGATGCGAATAACCTAATTTGGGTTGATTTAGAAATGACAGGTCTTGAGCCTGAAGTTGATCGTATTATTGAGATTGCAACTTTAGTAACGGATCAAGAATTAAATATCATTGCACAAGGGCCTGTATTGGCTATTCATCAAAGCGATGAAGTATTGGCTGGCATGGATGATTGGAATCAAAAACATCATGGCGAGTCAGGTTTAATTGATCGCGTCAAAGCAAGCCAATACAGCGAACAAGATGCAATTGAGCTGACAATAAAGTTTTTAGCTGATTATGTGCCAAAAGGTAAATCACCTATGTGTGGCAACAGTATTGGTCAGGATCGTCGTTTTTTGAATAAATATATGCTTGAGTTGGAAGATTATTTCCATTATCGAAATATTGATGTTAGTACAATTAAAGAGCTAGTGCGACGCTGGAGTCCTGAAACGATGAATGGTTTTTCAAAGAAGAATACTCATCAAGCATTAGAAGACATCAAAGAATCAATAGCAGAATTACAGTATTATCGTAGCCAAGTATTTAAAATTTAATCAATCGAATCAAATTTTGAAAAAAGAGGTTGCAGCCCTGCCAATTTTACCTATAATGCGGCCTCAACTTTCTACAGAGCACCAAACTCTGATTGCTAGAAAGTGAAATATTTTAGATGTGACATTAGCTCAGTTGGAAGGTAGAAAGACGATACCTTGCTAAATGTGAAAATGAAGCACAAAAAAGCGACATTAGCTCAGTTGGTAGAGCGATACCTTGCCAAGGTATAGGTCATCGGTTCGAACCCGATATGTCGCTCCAAAATTTTGATATGTATGCGACATTAGCTCAGTTGGAAGGTAGAAAGACGATGCCTTGCTAAATGTGAAAATGAAGCACAAAAAAGCGACATTAGCTCAGTTGGTAGAGCGATACCTTGCCAAGGTATAGGTCATCGGTTCGAACCCGATATGTCGCTCCAAAATTTCATAATTTGATCTATTATGCGACATTAGCTCAGTTGAAAGGTAGAAATACGATACCTTGTTAAATGTGAAAATGAAGCACAAAAAAGCGACATTAGCTCAGTTGGTAGAGCGATACCTTGCCAAGGTATAGGTCATCGGTTCGAACCCGATATGTCGCTCCAATCAATAAATATTCCCAATTCTAAATAAGACATTAGCTCATTGAGTTTATTGCAGAGCGCGTTACCTATCTTTTTTCAAGCGAGTTTGTTTAGCAAAAGTGGTCATCGGTTCGACCACTCTTAACAAGAGATTGTCGCTCCAATCAATAAATATTCCCAATTCTAAATAAGAGATTAGCTCATTGAGTTTATTGCAGAGCGCGTTACCTATCTTTTTTCAAGCGAGTTTGTTTAGCACAAGAGGGTATCGGTTCGAACCCGATATGTTGCTGAAAATCACCTTAGTGACCATGAGCTATATTCTCAATATGCTCTCTATTACCTATCGTTAATCTATGATTTTGGGCGTTTTTTGAACGCCTGTTCTATCTCAAGCCTTTGAATAGGTGATCTGTGACTCATTTCTTCACCTTTTCCTAAAGTACATCTTTGAAATAAACTCAAAACATGACGCTGTTCAAATATTTGTGGCGCTGAATTTCTGATAATGGATTTAACAAAATTCTCCTGAGGTCATCAGGATGTGTAATGGGGTAATGAAATATGCGAATTCAACAATTAAGCGAACTTCTTGAATATGTAGCAAAATGCCGTTTAGATATGGCAAGTTTGTATAAGCGTTTACATCGAAATGCAGACTCTTCTCGAGTTAAGTTAATGTTGAAGTATTTGCAGCAGCATGAAAAGCATGTTCACGATACCATCGAAAGCTACATAGAGGATGCACCGGCTAAAATACTGGACACTTGGTTCCAAGATGTGGTTTTTGAAGATTTTACTAAACGCTGTACTGATACGACTTTACCCGCAAATATGGACGAAGATTTAGTACTCGAATTACATTTAGATTTAGAAAACCGTTTGATTGGTTTACTCGAGAATAC
This Shewanella aestuarii DNA region includes the following protein-coding sequences:
- the rsgA gene encoding small ribosomal subunit biogenesis GTPase RsgA, encoding MSKKKPLSQGQLRRMRANQTKRLKRADTDKDSPDIQDHLLTPEQAGVVISRFGQHADIETQDGSITRCNIRRNITSLVTGDKVIVRLATEVQASSNIGGIVEAVHPRKSSLTRPDLYDGVKIIAANIDQILIVSSVLPSFTTQIIDRYLVACEDTDIAPVIVLNKVDLLNDENRPEIEQALARYQAIGYQVYQVSSHTGEGINELISLLNNKVSIFAGQSGVGKSSLINALMPEAELIVGDVSDNSGLGQHTTTTAKLLHFASGGDLIDSPGVREFALWHLPAQRVGWCFIEFREFLGTCKFRDCKHGDDPGCAIQQALKDGKITQDRFSNYQRIIASLDEQRHARHFRAAEE
- the orn gene encoding oligoribonuclease, which gives rise to MAADANNLIWVDLEMTGLEPEVDRIIEIATLVTDQELNIIAQGPVLAIHQSDEVLAGMDDWNQKHHGESGLIDRVKASQYSEQDAIELTIKFLADYVPKGKSPMCGNSIGQDRRFLNKYMLELEDYFHYRNIDVSTIKELVRRWSPETMNGFSKKNTHQALEDIKESIAELQYYRSQVFKI